The following coding sequences are from one Hymenobacter sp. DG25A window:
- the mltG gene encoding endolytic transglycosylase MltG, with protein sequence MRRIGWVVLALLLLGGSWAGYQGWRMWWKPNVAPSAEGPAYLFIRTGATFREVLDTLARQELLQDTATFRWLAVRRGYPLQVRPGRYLLTSELGNRQLLDMLQNGHQDTLVFELNAFKYKPQLARQISRQLEADSTSLRLLLADNAFLQRTYQLDTTTILTLFLPGSYRLVWNTSAHQFLDTAAAMHRRFWTPRRQQQADSLGLTPVQVHVLASIVQRETSKKEDKPVIAGVYLNRMRRGMRLQADPTLLWAIGNFGVKRVLNKDKLVDSPYNTYKHKGLPPGPITSANRQSLDAVLKPAAHRYLFFCARPDHSGFSDFAETFGQHKQNARRYQHMLDSLRILR encoded by the coding sequence TTGAGACGTATAGGTTGGGTGGTACTGGCGTTGCTGCTGCTGGGCGGCAGCTGGGCGGGCTACCAGGGCTGGCGCATGTGGTGGAAGCCTAATGTTGCGCCCTCTGCCGAGGGTCCGGCCTACCTATTTATCCGTACCGGCGCTACGTTTCGGGAAGTGCTGGATACCCTAGCCCGGCAGGAGCTGCTGCAGGATACCGCCACGTTTCGGTGGCTGGCGGTGCGGCGGGGCTACCCGTTACAGGTGCGGCCGGGGCGCTACCTGCTCACGTCTGAGCTAGGCAACCGGCAGCTGCTCGATATGCTGCAGAACGGCCATCAGGACACGCTGGTCTTTGAGCTCAATGCCTTCAAATACAAGCCCCAGCTGGCCCGCCAGATCAGCCGCCAGCTGGAAGCGGATTCCACCAGTCTGCGCCTGTTGCTGGCTGATAATGCGTTTTTGCAGCGTACCTATCAGCTGGACACCACCACCATTTTAACCCTGTTTCTGCCCGGCAGCTACCGGCTGGTCTGGAATACATCTGCCCACCAGTTTCTGGACACGGCAGCAGCCATGCACCGCCGCTTCTGGACGCCCCGCCGCCAGCAGCAGGCCGATTCGCTGGGCCTTACCCCGGTGCAGGTGCACGTGCTGGCCAGTATTGTGCAGCGCGAAACCTCCAAGAAGGAAGACAAGCCCGTTATTGCCGGGGTGTACCTCAACCGCATGCGCCGTGGCATGCGCCTGCAGGCCGACCCTACCCTACTCTGGGCCATTGGTAATTTTGGGGTGAAGCGCGTGCTGAACAAGGATAAGCTGGTAGACTCGCCCTACAATACCTACAAGCACAAAGGCCTGCCGCCGGGCCCCATTACCTCCGCCAACCGCCAGAGTCTGGACGCTGTGCTGAAGCCAGCAGCCCACCGCTACCTGTTTTTCTGTGCCCGTCCCGACCACAGCGGCTTTTCCGATTTCGCCGAAACCTTTGGGCAGCACAAGCAAAATGCCCGGCGCTACCAGCATATGCTGGATAGCCTGCGTATTCTGCGCTAG
- a CDS encoding helix-turn-helix domain-containing protein — translation MLSHGQVVRLIFGLKLRELRQERGFTPAELARACDVSVSYLNEIEKGKKYPKADKILSMSKVLGVSYDQLTSLTLSRRLEPISQLLQSDVLKEFPLEMFGLEPIRIVELIADAPAKMNAFISTLFEIARNYELRQENFFLAALRSYQEMHDNYFEELEQDVRTFIVEEQLSSAAPFDTTQLERVLVEKYGYTIDRTILGDYGSLGRLRSVYQPKLSRLLLRPGLTRAQESFVLGREVAFNYLNLKERPYVNANFPVRSFDEVLNNFKASYFASALLMEEDSLVRDVQQFFSADHWDPNRLLDLLTKYGVSPEMFMQRITNLLPRHFGLQSLFFLRFDQAKANAPYVLTKELHLSRLHNPHGNELHEHYCRRWISLRLIHECRSVALRQAPAFSIGAQRSRYPNEDEYLCLTLARAGTAVEPAVSVTVGLLCDDNLRNKIRFLDDPAIVQKRVNETCERCQIPDCEVRAAPPVEVERRERREQLRGAISNLVNAG, via the coding sequence ATGCTTAGTCACGGCCAGGTTGTCCGCCTGATTTTTGGTCTTAAACTGCGCGAGCTGCGTCAGGAACGCGGCTTTACCCCCGCCGAGCTGGCCCGGGCCTGCGACGTTTCGGTTTCCTATCTGAATGAGATTGAAAAGGGCAAGAAGTACCCCAAGGCCGATAAGATCCTCAGCATGAGCAAGGTGCTGGGCGTGAGCTACGACCAGCTGACCTCGCTCACGCTCAGCCGCCGGCTGGAGCCTATTTCCCAACTACTGCAGTCTGATGTGCTGAAGGAGTTTCCGCTGGAGATGTTCGGGTTGGAGCCTATCCGCATTGTGGAGCTCATTGCTGATGCGCCGGCCAAGATGAATGCTTTCATCAGCACGCTCTTCGAAATAGCCCGCAACTATGAGCTGCGTCAGGAAAATTTCTTTCTGGCCGCGTTGCGCTCCTACCAGGAGATGCACGACAACTACTTTGAGGAGCTGGAGCAGGACGTGCGCACCTTTATAGTAGAAGAACAACTGAGCTCAGCTGCCCCCTTTGATACCACCCAGCTGGAGCGGGTGCTGGTGGAGAAATATGGCTATACCATAGACCGCACCATTCTGGGCGACTATGGCTCTTTGGGCCGCCTGCGCTCCGTATATCAGCCCAAGCTAAGCCGCCTGTTGCTGCGCCCCGGCCTCACGCGGGCCCAGGAGTCGTTTGTACTGGGCCGGGAGGTGGCTTTCAACTACCTCAACCTGAAAGAGCGGCCTTATGTGAATGCAAACTTTCCAGTGCGCTCTTTTGATGAAGTGCTGAACAACTTCAAGGCGTCCTACTTTGCCAGCGCTTTGCTGATGGAAGAAGACAGCCTGGTCCGCGACGTGCAGCAGTTTTTCAGCGCCGACCACTGGGACCCCAACCGCCTGCTGGATCTGCTCACGAAGTATGGCGTGTCGCCGGAGATGTTCATGCAGCGCATCACCAACCTGCTACCCCGCCATTTTGGGCTGCAAAGCCTATTCTTCCTGCGTTTTGATCAGGCCAAGGCCAACGCGCCTTACGTTTTGACCAAGGAGCTGCACCTCTCGCGCCTGCACAACCCGCATGGCAACGAGTTGCACGAGCACTACTGCCGCCGCTGGATTTCCCTGCGCCTGATTCATGAGTGCCGGAGCGTGGCCCTGCGCCAGGCGCCCGCCTTCAGCATTGGGGCGCAACGCTCCCGCTACCCCAACGAGGACGAATATCTGTGCCTCACCCTGGCCCGCGCCGGCACGGCCGTAGAGCCGGCCGTAAGCGTAACCGTGGGCCTGCTCTGCGACGATAACCTGCGCAATAAAATCCGGTTCCTGGATGACCCGGCCATTGTGCAGAAGCGCGTAAACGAAACCTGCGAGCGTTGCCAGATTCCGGACTGCGAAGTGCGGGCGGCGCCTCCGGTGGAGGTAGAGCGGCGCGAGCGGCGTGAGCAGCTGCGCGGGGCCATTTCCAACCTGGTGAATGCCGGGTAA
- the aceB gene encoding malate synthase A: MSPFAEPQTVVPESVYLTPERVRVIGAFKPEFAAILTPSALAFVAELHRRFDPTRRHLLARREARQLEFEAGKLPDFLPETRLIREKPWTVAPIPADLQDRRVEITGPVDRKMMINALNSGAKVFMADLEDSNAPTWENVIEGQRNLRDAVRRTISLSTPAKEYKLNEETATLVVRPRGWHLVEKHVLVDGEPICASLFDFGLYYFHNAHELCARGSAPYFYLPKIENHLEARLWNDVFGFAQWSLKLPKCTIKATVLIETLPAAFELNEILYELREHSAGLNCGRWDYIFSYIKRLGLKPEFRLPDRAQVTMAVPFMAAYSQLVIQTCHRRGVHAIGGMAAQIPIKNNPEANEAALEKVRLDKVREAKNGHDGTWVAHPGLVPVALDVFNELMPGPNQIDNKREDVHVTAADLVQAPEGTITEEGLKLNIDVAIQYIESWLRGNGCVPIYNLMEDAATAEISRAQVWQWVHTPGTTLTDGRAVTLDLYRYLVPGQLEKIKALVGEEQFEKGRYLEAARLFDRLVISEKFVEFLTIPAYEQLA; encoded by the coding sequence ATGTCGCCCTTTGCCGAACCTCAGACCGTAGTACCCGAGTCCGTTTACCTCACGCCGGAGCGCGTGCGGGTAATAGGAGCCTTCAAGCCAGAATTTGCAGCTATTCTCACGCCCTCGGCGCTGGCCTTTGTAGCGGAGCTGCACCGGCGCTTCGACCCCACCCGCCGCCATTTGCTGGCCCGCCGGGAAGCCCGGCAGCTGGAATTTGAGGCCGGCAAGCTCCCCGACTTCCTGCCCGAAACCCGCCTGATCCGGGAAAAGCCCTGGACGGTAGCACCTATTCCGGCCGATTTGCAGGACCGCCGTGTGGAGATTACCGGCCCCGTAGACCGGAAAATGATGATAAATGCTCTGAACTCCGGCGCCAAGGTGTTTATGGCGGATCTGGAAGATTCCAACGCCCCCACCTGGGAAAATGTGATTGAAGGCCAGCGCAACCTGCGCGACGCCGTGCGCCGCACCATCAGCCTGAGCACCCCGGCCAAGGAGTATAAGCTGAATGAGGAAACGGCCACCCTGGTAGTGCGCCCCCGCGGCTGGCACCTGGTAGAAAAGCACGTGCTGGTAGACGGTGAGCCCATCTGCGCATCCCTGTTCGATTTCGGCCTATACTACTTCCACAATGCCCACGAGCTGTGCGCCCGTGGCAGCGCCCCATATTTCTATCTGCCCAAGATTGAAAACCACCTGGAAGCGCGCCTGTGGAACGACGTTTTTGGGTTTGCGCAATGGTCGCTGAAGCTGCCCAAGTGCACCATCAAAGCCACAGTGCTCATTGAGACGCTGCCCGCCGCGTTTGAGCTGAATGAAATCCTGTATGAGCTGCGTGAGCACAGTGCCGGCCTCAACTGCGGCCGCTGGGACTATATTTTCTCCTACATCAAGCGGCTGGGGCTAAAGCCCGAGTTCCGCCTGCCCGACCGCGCCCAGGTAACCATGGCGGTGCCCTTTATGGCTGCCTACTCGCAGCTGGTTATCCAGACTTGCCACCGCCGCGGGGTGCACGCAATTGGTGGCATGGCCGCCCAGATTCCCATCAAAAACAACCCCGAGGCCAACGAAGCAGCCCTGGAGAAAGTACGCCTGGACAAAGTGCGCGAGGCCAAAAACGGCCACGACGGCACCTGGGTAGCGCACCCCGGTCTGGTGCCGGTGGCGCTGGATGTTTTTAATGAGCTGATGCCCGGCCCCAACCAGATTGACAACAAGCGCGAAGACGTGCACGTTACCGCCGCCGACCTGGTGCAGGCGCCCGAAGGCACCATCACGGAAGAAGGCCTCAAGCTGAACATCGACGTAGCCATTCAGTACATCGAGTCCTGGCTGCGCGGTAACGGCTGCGTGCCCATTTACAACCTGATGGAAGATGCCGCTACGGCTGAAATCAGCCGGGCGCAGGTGTGGCAGTGGGTGCACACGCCCGGCACCACGCTAACCGATGGCCGGGCCGTAACGCTGGATCTGTACCGTTACCTGGTGCCGGGCCAGCTGGAGAAGATTAAGGCGCTGGTAGGAGAGGAGCAGTTTGAAAAAGGCCGCTACCTGGAAGCCGCCCGCCTGTTCGACCGGCTGGTAATCAGCGAGAAGTTTGTAGAGTTTCTGACAATCCCCGCCTACGAGCAACTGGCCTAG
- the aceA gene encoding isocitrate lyase, with product MNKQERIAAITQDWAQNPRWNGVKRPYTAEDVVKLQGSVKIEYSLARQGAERLWQQLHTQPYVAGLGALTGNQAVQEVQAGLNAIYLSGWQVAADANGAGQMYPDQSLYPVDSVPSVVRRINNALLRADQIQNLSGDGDVHWMVPIVADAEAGFGGNLNAFELMKMMIEAGAAGVHFEDQLSSAKKCGHLGGKVLVPTQEAVQKLVAARLAADVMGVPTFIVARTDADAADLLTADVDSRDKPFVLQEAERTSEGFYRVRCGVEACIARGLAYAPYADLIWMETSHPDLEQARQFAEGIHAQFPGKLLAYNCSPSFNWASKLSVKQMETFREELAALGYKFQFITLAGFHALNTSMFELAQAYRDRGMAGYSELQEREFALQNHGFKAVKHQAFVGTGYFDAVQNVVASGKNSTAALVGSTEAAQF from the coding sequence ATGAACAAGCAGGAACGCATTGCCGCCATTACCCAGGACTGGGCCCAGAATCCCCGCTGGAATGGCGTGAAACGCCCCTACACCGCCGAGGATGTAGTAAAGCTGCAGGGCTCCGTGAAGATTGAGTATTCTCTGGCCAGACAGGGGGCTGAGCGCCTCTGGCAGCAGCTTCACACGCAGCCCTATGTGGCCGGCTTGGGCGCCCTCACCGGCAACCAGGCCGTGCAGGAAGTGCAGGCCGGCCTGAACGCCATTTACCTGTCCGGTTGGCAGGTGGCGGCCGATGCCAACGGTGCCGGCCAGATGTACCCCGACCAGAGTCTGTACCCCGTAGACAGCGTGCCCAGCGTGGTGCGCCGCATCAACAATGCCCTGCTCCGCGCCGACCAGATTCAGAATCTCTCCGGTGATGGTGATGTGCATTGGATGGTGCCTATTGTAGCCGATGCCGAAGCCGGTTTTGGCGGCAACCTGAATGCGTTTGAATTGATGAAGATGATGATTGAGGCCGGGGCCGCCGGGGTGCACTTCGAAGACCAGCTGTCATCGGCCAAAAAGTGCGGCCACCTGGGCGGCAAGGTACTGGTGCCCACCCAGGAAGCCGTACAGAAGCTGGTAGCCGCCCGCTTAGCGGCTGATGTAATGGGCGTGCCCACCTTCATTGTGGCCCGCACCGATGCCGATGCCGCCGACCTGCTCACCGCCGATGTAGACTCCCGCGACAAGCCCTTTGTGCTGCAGGAAGCCGAGCGCACCAGTGAAGGCTTCTACCGGGTGCGCTGCGGCGTAGAAGCCTGCATTGCCCGCGGCTTGGCCTACGCTCCCTACGCCGACCTGATCTGGATGGAAACCTCCCACCCCGATCTGGAGCAGGCCCGGCAGTTTGCCGAAGGCATTCATGCTCAATTCCCCGGTAAGCTGCTGGCCTATAATTGCTCTCCTTCCTTTAACTGGGCTTCCAAGCTGAGTGTAAAGCAGATGGAGACCTTCCGCGAAGAGCTGGCGGCCCTGGGCTATAAATTCCAGTTCATCACCCTGGCCGGTTTCCATGCCCTCAACACCAGCATGTTTGAGCTGGCCCAGGCCTACCGCGACCGGGGCATGGCCGGCTACTCTGAGCTGCAGGAGCGGGAATTTGCGCTGCAGAACCATGGCTTTAAAGCCGTGAAACACCAGGCCTTTGTAGGCACGGGCTATTTCGATGCAGTGCAGAACGTTGTAGCCTCTGGCAAGAACAGCACAGCCGCCCTGGTAGGCAGCACAGAAGCAGCGCAATTCTAA
- a CDS encoding ribonuclease D produces MPQIQYLTAHVAIQRAAEALQACTRIGIDLEFDDMRHRYGRNLALIQVFDGQTVYLIDPLPLTNPAHELEPLWAILRNPAVEKVFHSCKSDILLLDELYSVHVRNITDTSVQYTLLAEADNNISLGRLIQSELGLEVDKGEQKSNWLKRPLTEAQKEYAANDVIYLFELADRLAAKLAALGRTQWAAEENAALEEVRYTRDERPYLRVAGKYRILPEEMPLFRDLYLVRDQMARQLDRPPYMVFANDRLAELVRDTPRSENDWKSARGLHPDLKRAPYLERLSALSPHNFVATPEPAPSAEGRRFPFRRRLSGEKAARADAREQLLLQLKTHITEDVNSYVANLVLSNRLVADIIELGAEHVLRPWQKTILRETAQRHNLDYDLVALPF; encoded by the coding sequence ATGCCACAGATTCAGTACCTCACGGCCCACGTGGCCATTCAGCGCGCCGCCGAAGCGCTTCAGGCGTGCACACGCATCGGCATCGACCTGGAATTCGATGATATGCGCCACCGCTACGGCCGCAACCTCGCTCTGATTCAGGTTTTTGATGGCCAGACCGTTTACCTGATTGACCCGCTGCCGCTAACCAACCCGGCCCACGAGCTGGAGCCCCTCTGGGCTATTCTGCGTAACCCGGCCGTGGAGAAGGTATTCCATAGCTGTAAGTCGGATATTTTGCTGCTGGATGAGCTCTACAGCGTGCACGTGCGCAACATCACCGACACCAGCGTGCAGTACACCCTGCTGGCCGAAGCCGACAACAACATTTCGCTGGGCCGCCTGATTCAGTCTGAACTAGGACTGGAAGTAGATAAAGGCGAGCAGAAATCGAACTGGCTGAAGCGCCCCCTCACCGAGGCCCAAAAGGAGTATGCGGCCAACGATGTAATCTACTTGTTTGAGCTGGCCGACCGGCTGGCCGCCAAACTGGCCGCGCTGGGCCGTACCCAGTGGGCTGCGGAGGAGAATGCCGCGCTGGAAGAGGTGCGCTATACCCGCGACGAGCGGCCTTATCTGCGCGTAGCGGGCAAATACCGCATTCTGCCGGAGGAAATGCCCCTCTTCCGCGACTTGTACCTGGTGCGCGACCAGATGGCCCGTCAGCTGGACCGCCCGCCATACATGGTTTTTGCCAACGATAGGCTGGCCGAGCTGGTGCGCGACACCCCTCGCAGTGAAAACGACTGGAAATCGGCCCGTGGCCTGCACCCGGATTTGAAGCGTGCCCCCTATCTGGAGCGCCTATCGGCGCTTTCGCCCCACAACTTTGTAGCTACTCCTGAGCCGGCGCCCAGCGCCGAAGGCCGTCGATTCCCCTTCCGCCGCCGCCTCAGCGGAGAAAAAGCCGCCCGCGCCGATGCCCGCGAGCAGCTGCTCCTGCAACTGAAAACCCACATTACGGAAGATGTAAACAGCTACGTGGCCAACCTGGTACTCTCCAACCGCCTGGTAGCCGATATAATCGAGTTAGGCGCGGAACACGTGCTACGCCCCTGGCAGAAAACCATTCTGCGCGAAACTGCCCAGCGCCACAACCTGGACTACGACCTGGTGGCATTACCCTTCTAA
- a CDS encoding SusC/RagA family TonB-linked outer membrane protein — translation MKHRLLLTLVLYLVLGVAAWAQTRSVSGRVTAAGDGSGLPGVTVLERGTTNGTSTDSNGNFSLTVQEGASLVISSIGFTTQTVAVAGQSNITVRLQSSETLLAETVVVGYGSQAKADLTGAITQVSAKEIQNTPVPTFEQALQGKAAGVFVENTGGKLGQAVKVRIRGTSSVSGGNQPLYVIDGIPIISEDQSTTSAATNPIADLNPNDIESISILKDASATAIYGSRGSNGVMLITTKHGRKGKTNFNLGVQYGTSEPTNYREFLNAKEYVELVSEAAANENERDPSFDYVAYTNVRLRRWSAGNDDYKTGAVDTDWQKEVLQKNPYSQYDLSASGGDEKTRFYLSGGYSDQKGILISNRFQKMTSRFNIEHTATDKLTLGVNLSLARTKNHRLDNDNSFGTPMQIVALSPITPVIDPRTQLLSGALDLATGLPNTLYPVYYNPLLSVENASNETTVYRALGNVFAQYQILKGLSFRTEEGIDFLDQNEEYYSGRLTARNTDFTSNGNAQSNYSQNLRFTTNNFFTYRFTANEVHSLEAVAGMAYEGRTYRANSVSGQQFPSDAYKNIASAGLINAGSSSESASSLLSYFGRANYAFDSKYLVTLSARVDGSSRFGVNNQYGFFPAASLGWVVTEEAFLQDQEVLSFLKPRVSYGKTGNQGFGDFSSRSLFGAGSYGSLPTQRPIQIGNPDLKWELTTQIDAGLEFGFINNRISGEVDVYQKKSDQLALNVNLPGTTGFTRQLQNLGKMENKGVEFALNTQNLVGNFTWTTNFNASYNKNKVINLNGQVIEGGYINRAVEGQPIGVFYTVEYAGVDPENGDALYYLNTPNADGSLNRGTTPDYNAAERVVVGNPNPKWTGGVTNTFGFKGLDLGFTFQGVFGNKVYNGAGQYMSASASNGFDNQTKDQLKRWQKPGDITDVPQARLFEGNGVANSTRYLSDASYVRLKQVTLGYNLPTAWSKKAGMERVRLYFTGVNLLTFTDYEGWDPEVNTDYLAGNIGQGNDFYSTPQARTYTWGINIGF, via the coding sequence ATGAAACACAGACTACTCCTTACTCTAGTGCTCTATTTAGTGCTGGGTGTAGCAGCCTGGGCTCAAACCCGTTCCGTTAGTGGGCGGGTTACGGCTGCAGGTGATGGATCAGGGCTACCTGGTGTAACCGTTCTGGAGCGCGGCACCACTAACGGCACCAGCACTGATAGTAACGGTAATTTTTCGCTAACTGTACAGGAAGGTGCTAGCTTAGTTATTAGCTCCATTGGCTTTACCACCCAGACCGTAGCAGTAGCGGGGCAAAGCAATATTACCGTGCGGCTGCAATCCAGCGAGACGCTGCTGGCCGAAACTGTGGTAGTAGGTTATGGCTCGCAGGCCAAAGCAGACTTAACCGGCGCCATCACGCAGGTGTCTGCCAAGGAGATTCAGAACACGCCGGTTCCCACATTTGAGCAGGCGCTCCAAGGCAAAGCAGCCGGAGTATTTGTAGAGAATACCGGCGGTAAGCTGGGTCAGGCTGTGAAGGTGCGCATCCGAGGTACCTCTTCGGTTAGCGGTGGCAACCAACCGCTTTATGTAATTGATGGTATTCCCATTATTTCAGAAGATCAATCAACTACTTCGGCCGCTACCAACCCTATTGCCGACCTGAACCCGAACGATATTGAGTCTATCAGCATTCTGAAAGACGCATCGGCCACGGCTATTTATGGCTCGCGGGGCTCCAACGGGGTGATGCTGATTACCACCAAGCATGGGCGTAAGGGCAAAACCAACTTCAACCTGGGCGTGCAGTATGGTACCAGCGAACCTACCAACTACCGCGAATTCCTGAACGCTAAGGAGTATGTGGAGCTAGTAAGTGAAGCGGCTGCCAACGAAAATGAGCGGGACCCCAGCTTCGATTATGTGGCCTACACCAACGTACGTCTGCGCCGGTGGTCGGCTGGTAATGATGACTATAAAACCGGGGCCGTAGATACCGACTGGCAGAAGGAAGTACTGCAGAAAAATCCTTACAGCCAGTACGACCTCAGTGCTTCCGGGGGCGACGAAAAAACCCGTTTCTACCTGTCCGGCGGCTACAGCGACCAGAAGGGTATTCTGATTTCGAACCGTTTTCAGAAGATGACTTCCCGCTTCAACATCGAGCATACCGCTACTGATAAGCTCACGCTGGGGGTTAACCTGAGCCTGGCACGTACGAAAAACCACCGGCTGGACAATGATAACTCGTTTGGCACGCCCATGCAGATTGTGGCCCTGTCTCCCATTACGCCCGTAATTGACCCCCGCACCCAACTGTTAAGCGGCGCGCTGGATCTGGCAACCGGCTTGCCTAACACGCTGTACCCAGTGTACTATAACCCGCTGCTGAGCGTGGAAAATGCTTCCAACGAAACCACGGTGTACCGGGCACTGGGCAATGTGTTTGCCCAGTATCAAATTCTGAAAGGTCTTTCCTTCCGCACGGAAGAGGGCATTGATTTCCTCGACCAGAATGAAGAGTACTATTCCGGCCGCCTGACGGCCCGTAATACCGACTTTACCAGCAATGGCAACGCGCAGAGCAACTACTCGCAGAACCTGCGTTTCACTACCAACAACTTCTTTACTTACCGCTTCACCGCCAATGAAGTTCACTCGCTGGAAGCCGTAGCAGGCATGGCTTACGAAGGCCGTACCTACCGCGCCAACAGCGTATCGGGCCAGCAGTTTCCCAGTGATGCCTATAAGAACATTGCCAGCGCAGGTCTTATCAACGCAGGCTCCTCTTCTGAATCGGCTAGCTCGCTACTCTCGTATTTTGGCCGTGCTAACTATGCCTTCGATAGCAAATACCTGGTGACGTTAAGCGCCCGTGTAGATGGCTCTTCCCGCTTTGGGGTAAACAACCAATACGGTTTCTTCCCGGCTGCTTCCCTAGGCTGGGTAGTTACGGAGGAAGCTTTCCTGCAGGACCAGGAGGTACTGAGCTTCCTGAAACCTCGCGTCAGCTACGGAAAAACGGGTAACCAAGGCTTTGGCGACTTTAGCTCCCGCAGCTTGTTTGGTGCTGGCAGCTACGGTAGCCTCCCCACCCAGCGCCCCATACAGATTGGTAACCCCGATCTGAAGTGGGAGCTGACTACTCAGATTGATGCTGGTCTGGAATTCGGCTTTATCAATAACCGCATTTCCGGTGAGGTAGATGTGTATCAAAAGAAGTCAGACCAGCTGGCGCTGAATGTTAACCTTCCCGGTACTACCGGTTTCACCCGGCAGTTGCAGAACCTGGGTAAAATGGAGAACAAAGGCGTAGAATTTGCGCTGAACACGCAAAACCTGGTAGGCAACTTCACGTGGACTACCAACTTCAACGCATCCTACAATAAGAACAAGGTAATCAACCTGAACGGCCAAGTAATTGAAGGTGGTTACATCAACCGCGCGGTAGAAGGCCAGCCTATTGGAGTTTTCTACACGGTTGAATACGCCGGCGTAGACCCTGAGAATGGCGATGCGCTGTACTATCTGAACACACCTAATGCGGATGGTAGCCTCAACCGCGGAACTACTCCCGATTATAACGCCGCTGAGCGGGTGGTAGTAGGCAATCCTAACCCAAAATGGACGGGTGGCGTCACTAATACGTTTGGGTTTAAAGGCCTTGATTTGGGCTTTACGTTCCAGGGAGTATTTGGCAACAAGGTCTATAACGGTGCCGGTCAGTACATGTCGGCCAGCGCTAGCAATGGCTTTGATAACCAGACAAAAGATCAGCTGAAGCGGTGGCAGAAGCCCGGTGATATTACGGATGTACCGCAGGCCCGTTTGTTTGAAGGAAATGGCGTTGCCAACTCAACGCGCTACCTCTCAGATGCCAGCTACGTGCGCCTGAAGCAGGTAACGTTGGGGTACAACCTGCCTACTGCCTGGAGCAAAAAAGCAGGAATGGAGCGTGTGCGCCTATACTTCACGGGGGTAAACCTGCTCACTTTCACCGACTACGAAGGTTGGGACCCGGAAGTGAATACTGACTACCTCGCCGGCAACATTGGCCAGGGCAACGACTTCTATTCGACGCCGCAGGCCCGTACCTACACATGGGGTATCAACATTGGTTTTTAA
- a CDS encoding RagB/SusD family nutrient uptake outer membrane protein: MALPLASCDSKLDIEPVTNVSPEKALKTSADVEALLNGGYEQLGGQYLYGGGLQYYADLLGDAGEVQFGGTYLQPKELIAKSVLTNNSFVANTWTSAYATINTVNTVLANLDKVSEVQKERVEGGAKFIRGALYFELVRYYGKAWNDGNPSANLGVPIVLTPTDVNKSPGEEAKVKRNTVAEGYEQAIKDLTEAETLLPATNGFFATKYAASAMLARLYLQQQEYAKAAVQADKVISSDNYALVYPYAAEFAALGNTSEDIFAIQLTPQAGINDLNTFYSINSRGEIYLTETFVNQFEPDDDRLNSIDYDYGLSTKFDNIHGNIHLIRLAEMYLIRAEGNLRAGTEVGASPVDDVNMVRERAQLQPYSSVTIDEILLERRLELAFEGFLLHDLKRTEMQVDNLPWNSPKLVLPIPQRETDVNSNLVQNEGY, encoded by the coding sequence TTGGCGCTACCATTGGCCAGTTGCGACAGCAAGCTGGATATAGAGCCAGTAACGAATGTAAGCCCGGAAAAAGCACTGAAAACCTCTGCCGATGTTGAAGCATTGCTGAACGGAGGCTACGAGCAGCTCGGCGGGCAGTATTTGTATGGCGGAGGCCTGCAGTACTACGCCGATTTGCTGGGTGATGCCGGTGAAGTGCAATTTGGCGGTACTTACTTACAGCCCAAAGAGCTGATAGCTAAGTCAGTATTGACCAACAACTCATTCGTAGCCAATACGTGGACGAGTGCTTACGCCACCATCAATACGGTGAATACGGTATTAGCCAACCTCGATAAAGTATCAGAGGTGCAGAAGGAGCGTGTGGAAGGTGGCGCTAAGTTCATTCGGGGAGCTTTGTACTTTGAGTTGGTACGATACTACGGCAAGGCCTGGAATGATGGAAATCCTTCGGCCAACCTAGGCGTACCAATTGTGCTGACGCCAACGGATGTAAACAAGAGTCCCGGTGAGGAAGCTAAAGTAAAGCGTAATACGGTGGCGGAGGGATACGAACAGGCTATTAAAGACCTTACCGAAGCCGAAACACTGTTGCCGGCTACTAATGGCTTCTTTGCAACCAAATATGCTGCCTCTGCTATGCTGGCACGCCTATATCTGCAACAGCAGGAATATGCCAAGGCCGCCGTGCAGGCTGATAAGGTGATTAGCTCCGATAACTACGCCTTGGTATACCCCTATGCCGCCGAGTTTGCCGCGTTGGGTAATACCAGCGAAGATATCTTCGCCATTCAGCTCACCCCTCAGGCGGGTATTAATGATCTGAATACGTTCTACTCCATTAACTCCCGTGGCGAGATTTATCTGACGGAAACTTTCGTCAATCAGTTCGAGCCAGATGATGACCGGTTGAACTCCATCGACTACGACTATGGCCTGTCAACCAAGTTCGACAATATCCACGGTAACATCCACCTGATTCGTCTGGCTGAAATGTACCTGATTCGGGCAGAAGGCAACTTACGAGCTGGTACTGAAGTAGGTGCCTCTCCTGTTGATGACGTGAACATGGTGCGCGAACGGGCCCAACTGCAACCCTATAGCAGCGTAACCATCGACGAAATCCTGCTGGAGCGTCGCCTGGAACTAGCTTTTGAAGGCTTCCTGCTGCACGATCTGAAGCGCACCGAAATGCAGGTAGATAACCTGCCCTGGAATTCGCCGAAACTGGTATTGCCCATTCCGCAGCGCGAAACCGACGTAAACTCCAACTTAGTTCAGAACGAAGGCTATTAA